From Halotia branconii CENA392, the proteins below share one genomic window:
- the tadA gene encoding tRNA adenosine(34) deaminase TadA yields MVLIEYPEYLIHRQWMSHALELAKAAGDAGEVPVGAAIADSRGNLIAEGENRKERDKDPTAHAEIIAIRSATKTLDSWRLHEYTLYVTLEPCPMCAGAIVQARLGMLVYGVDDTKTGAIRTVINIPDSSASNHRLRVVGGVLESACRQQLQTWFATKRHQKTNGQR; encoded by the coding sequence ATGGTATTGATTGAATACCCAGAATATCTTATACATCGACAGTGGATGAGCCATGCTCTAGAGTTAGCAAAAGCCGCAGGTGATGCAGGAGAAGTACCTGTAGGCGCTGCGATCGCTGATTCGAGAGGGAATTTGATCGCAGAAGGTGAAAACAGAAAAGAACGCGACAAAGACCCCACAGCTCACGCAGAAATTATTGCCATTAGGTCAGCTACTAAAACTTTAGACAGTTGGCGGTTGCATGAATATACGTTATACGTAACTCTAGAACCGTGTCCAATGTGTGCAGGTGCTATTGTCCAAGCACGTTTAGGTATGCTTGTCTATGGAGTAGACGATACAAAAACTGGAGCCATTCGTACTGTTATCAACATTCCTGATAGTTCTGCTTCTAATCACCGCCTCCGTGTTGTCGGAGGCGTTCTAGAATCAGCTTGTCGTCAACAGTTACAAACTTGGTTTGCTACTAAGCGACATCAGAAAACTAACGGACAAAGATAA